TGGGATCGAGCTTCTGGATGATATCAAGGTACGCCTTGAGCTCGTCCATGTCGATCTTGAATTTGCGAGCCAGGGGCTTGTAGCGGCGCTTTTCCAGATCTTCGAGGTGTTCGTCCACGATCGAGTAAAGAATGGGGTCGTCGTACCCGAAGACTTCGAGTTGCACGAGCAGGCATTCGCGCGGGGAACGGGCGGCCACGCCCACGGGATCGAGACGCTGGATGCGGTGCAGCACGCTCTCGACAGCTTCCGGAGTGGCATCGACCTGGGAGAGGATGTCGTTCACATCGGCCTGGAGATAGCCTCGGTCGTCGAGGTTGCCGAGGATGATCTCGCCGATGGCGAGTTCTTCTTCCGTGAAATTCGAAAGCCGCATCTGCCAGTTGATGTGGCCGTCCAGCGACGGCTTGGAGGCAAGGCGGGCCTCGAAGGAGAGCCCCTCCTCCGGAATTTCGGCTTCACGGCTCTGCGACTGCTTGGACGTGCTGGAAAACTCTCCGATGTAGTTTTCCCAGTCCGCGTCGCGCATGAGTTCGTCCTGGGCCTGCTTCTCGGCGGTGGCCTCCTCGCGCGGAGTCTCCTCCGCACGCGCGTCCTCATCCCCTTCCTTTTCATCAAGGAATGGATTTTCCAGAAGTTCCTGCTGAACGGATTCCAGCAGCTCAAGCCGGGAGAGCTGCAACAGCTTGATGGCCTGCTGCAACTGCGGGGTCATGACAAGCTGCTGACTAAGCTTGAGTTGTTGTCTGAGTTCCAGTCCCATATCGCTCACTGCGGCGGAGTGCGGATCCGCAGTCTCAAGACTGCCTGAACAAATCCACGTCTCTCTGCATCTCGTTCGTTTATTTTCCTGCTTTCACTATGCCACAGCTTTGGATGCGGCGCAAG
This portion of the Paucidesulfovibrio longus DSM 6739 genome encodes:
- the rpoN gene encoding RNA polymerase factor sigma-54, yielding MGLELRQQLKLSQQLVMTPQLQQAIKLLQLSRLELLESVQQELLENPFLDEKEGDEDARAEETPREEATAEKQAQDELMRDADWENYIGEFSSTSKQSQSREAEIPEEGLSFEARLASKPSLDGHINWQMRLSNFTEEELAIGEIILGNLDDRGYLQADVNDILSQVDATPEAVESVLHRIQRLDPVGVAARSPRECLLVQLEVFGYDDPILYSIVDEHLEDLEKRRYKPLARKFKIDMDELKAYLDIIQKLDPMPGTSYSSTEPHYVSPDVFVYKYGDDFVIVLNEDGLPRLTLNSFYMDDIKSCNSKDKEYFQEKMRSAAWLLKSLYQRQRTLYKVMESIVRFQRSFFEEGVSRLKPLILKDVAEDISMHESTVSRITTNKYVSTPHGIFELKFFFNSALDLGDGTQVGSESVKALIKQFIGDEDPKRPLSDEVIGDMLKEKLDVNIARRTVAKYRSAMNIPSSSKRKQIL